In Opitutaceae bacterium TAV5, one genomic interval encodes:
- a CDS encoding transglutaminase has protein sequence MPRYRITHTTTWTHPAAVATAWQLLRLQPRDSAAQKCLDYRLTVTPQPADIATREDFFGNRMQLFSLSEPHTELVIHAVSHVERNEPPALAFDLTPPPALAARQTTGAIRHGEFLLEQYRHPTALVPFLPEAAALAAGLDDAETPVLTWLAALGENFGRDYTFDSKVTTVSTPLARVLHNRRGVCQDFAHLFLSCLRQHGLAAAYVSGYLLTKPPPGSPRLLGVDAMHAWVSVHVPGMGWVDYDPTNRMFAGNGHITVARGRDYADITPTRGVFSGAGTHALKVEVTVEPEDAPLPTPGR, from the coding sequence ATGCCGCGCTACCGTATCACTCACACCACTACCTGGACGCATCCCGCCGCCGTGGCCACGGCGTGGCAGTTGCTGCGCCTGCAACCGCGCGACAGCGCCGCCCAGAAGTGCCTCGACTACCGCCTCACCGTCACTCCGCAGCCGGCCGACATCGCCACGCGCGAGGATTTTTTCGGCAACCGGATGCAGCTCTTCAGTCTCAGCGAGCCGCACACGGAACTCGTCATCCACGCCGTCAGCCACGTCGAGCGCAACGAGCCGCCCGCCCTCGCCTTCGATCTCACGCCGCCTCCGGCGCTCGCCGCCCGGCAAACGACCGGGGCCATCCGCCACGGGGAGTTTCTGCTCGAACAGTACCGGCACCCCACCGCGCTGGTGCCCTTCCTGCCCGAGGCCGCCGCGCTCGCCGCCGGCCTCGATGATGCGGAGACGCCCGTCCTCACCTGGCTGGCCGCGCTCGGCGAAAACTTCGGCCGCGACTACACCTTCGACTCCAAGGTAACGACCGTCTCGACCCCGCTCGCCCGCGTGCTGCACAACCGGCGCGGCGTATGCCAGGATTTCGCGCACCTGTTCCTCAGCTGCCTGCGTCAGCACGGGCTCGCCGCCGCCTACGTGAGCGGCTACCTCCTGACGAAGCCGCCGCCCGGTTCGCCGCGCCTGCTCGGCGTCGATGCGATGCACGCCTGGGTATCGGTCCACGTGCCCGGCATGGGCTGGGTGGATTACGATCCGACCAACCGGATGTTTGCCGGCAACGGCCACATCACCGTCGCCCGCGGCCGCGACTACGCCGACATTACGCCCACGCGCGGCGTCTTCAGCGGCGCCGGCACCCACGCCCTCAAGGTCGAGGTCACCGTGGAGCCCGAAGACGCGCCCCTCCCGACCCCGGGACGCTAG
- a CDS encoding transposase TRm2011, which yields MTRLRGRSPKGKRLVCHAPHGHWNTTTMISSVRLDGTTACMTIKGATNTEVFQAYVREVLVPSLRPGDIVVMDNLGSHKNEHTLALIEQVGAQVRFLPAYSPDLNPIEMMWSKVKALLRKAQARNHPDLLKAVASALRSVTPQDALGWFAACGYSFI from the coding sequence ATGACGCGTTTGCGGGGCCGCTCGCCCAAAGGAAAACGGCTGGTCTGCCACGCCCCACACGGCCACTGGAACACCACCACGATGATTTCCTCGGTGCGGCTGGACGGCACCACCGCGTGCATGACCATCAAGGGAGCAACCAACACCGAGGTCTTCCAGGCCTACGTGCGCGAGGTGCTGGTCCCCTCGCTGCGTCCAGGCGACATCGTCGTCATGGACAACCTCGGCTCCCATAAAAACGAACACACCCTCGCCCTGATCGAACAGGTCGGCGCCCAGGTCCGCTTCCTTCCCGCCTACTCCCCCGACCTCAACCCCATCGAGATGATGTGGAGCAAGGTGAAGGCCCTCCTTCGCAAGGCTCAGGCGCGTAATCACCCCGACCTCCTCAAGGCTGTCGCCTCCGCGTTACGCTCCGTCACTCCCCAAGACGCACTTGGCTGGTTCGCCGCATGCGGTTACAGTTTTATTTAA
- a CDS encoding transcriptional regulator — protein MKSISLDLRRRIVETYDEGEWTQEEVAKRFRVSLGMVKKLLMQRRRTGQIEARHRFSGRKARLLPERGQELKALVARHPDLTLAEIKERLDLVCTIPAIHQVLAKLGLTYKKRRSMRPSKTARILPRRVADGNAARARSIRPGLSLSTSRRPRRT, from the coding sequence ATGAAAAGCATTTCTTTGGATTTGAGGCGCCGGATAGTGGAGACCTACGATGAGGGAGAGTGGACGCAGGAGGAGGTAGCGAAGCGTTTCCGGGTGTCGTTGGGGATGGTCAAGAAGCTGTTGATGCAAAGGCGCAGGACAGGGCAGATCGAAGCCAGGCACCGGTTTTCCGGAAGGAAGGCGCGGTTGTTGCCTGAACGCGGCCAGGAGCTGAAGGCGTTGGTGGCGAGGCATCCGGACCTGACCTTGGCCGAGATCAAGGAGCGCCTCGATCTGGTCTGCACGATTCCGGCGATCCATCAGGTGCTCGCGAAGCTGGGACTGACATATAAAAAAAGACGCTCCATGCGGCCGAGCAAAACCGCCCGGATATTGCCAAGGCGCGTCGCGGATGGAAACGCGGCCAGGGCGCGTTCGATCCGGCCCGGCTTGTCTTTATCGACGAGTCGGCGGCCAAGACGAACATGA